Part of the Anopheles coluzzii chromosome 3, AcolN3, whole genome shotgun sequence genome is shown below.
GCACAAACTGCGACATATCGAGCGCGTTGATGGGGAATGCTATTCTCAGGTCAATCTTTGTTCTGTGGgtggcaaaaacaaaaacagtttgCAGTAAGtaatttgcatgtttttttttttgcaattaaaatgcccattttacctgtAAAAATTGTTCCACCGGAACCGTTTTATGTGCAAGCACAACACATTCGGCAGCCGACGTATCCAGAAGCGTTTCGTCGACTTCTGCTTGCACTTGCACGAGTTGCAGTAGTATAGTTCGGTTTCCGCCAATTCTTCCACCTGAAAGTGGGATAGTAAACGTAAGATTGCTACCATTTTctcacacaaaaatgcattccAATGCAGTGATCCCCTCAAACGCACCTCGGTGAAGCTGGAAAGACAGTCGGAAATGTGACACACTGGtgccgcaccaccaccaccatccgcccCATTTGTACCGTCCGCACCGTGCTCTTTGCTGTAGTACTTCTCGGGAATGTCTAGCGATAGGTCGAGGAATGGGTCGTGCTTTTTGCTCTCCATGCCGCAGATCAGACAGCGCACCTCGCTCTGCAGCACGCCGCCGAACACGTTCGTCACGATCGAGTTGCGGCCCTTCGCCTGCAGGTGGCTCAGCCCCGACACGTTGTAGGGGTTTTTGTGCTCGCCCGACTTCGGCCCGCCCAGCTCGACCGGGAACGACACCTGCTGCAGCTCCGTGTGCAGCCGGTCGAGCATGTAGCGCAGAAACTCGTGCGCATCGTGCTGCCGGTGGCCGCGGAACTGCGGCACCACCTTCCAGATGACCAGAAACAAGCACTCCGGCGAGATGGCGCTCTTCGACCCGTCCCCGCCCTGGCTAAGGTTGAGTAGGACCTGCAACAGAgcaaaaagaggaagagggaACACCACGAAAAggcattaaaataatatttgttcTTCAACGCCCGCAATCTCTTCATCAGCAGCCGTTTACAGACCTTGCGCAGCTCCTCGACCACGAACACGTCGTCCATCGTTTCCTTCATGCTGCGCGAATGGTACGCCTTCTGCTTGTGCTTCATCTCCAGCGCGGGCATCGTGTTGAAGTAGCAGCTAAACTCCTGTATGTTGCTGAGCGACTGTAATACTGAGTTCATGAAGCAGGTGTTGCCAAGGTTGCGCAATCCGACGACCCGCCGCTGCGACTTCCGCTTCGCCGTGGTCGCACCGTTCTCGCTGTTGCTGTCGTTCGATATCGTGCGCTTGCGGGGCCGCAACTTGCGCGAGCTGACGGCGGCGGTGCTGCTCGCGGTGGCCGCTGACGGGGCGGGTACCAGCGCGGCCGGCGACGGCTCCTCCCAGCCGGAATCGCTCGACGAGGACGTGCTGCTGGCCGTTTCCTGCGTCGATTTGGACGAGCTGATCTCCTCCAGCGTGGAGGACGTCTCGGAGATCGTGTCCAGCTGGTCAGCGACACCGGTGGCATCCTTCAGCTCCTGCCGCAGCTCCTCCAGCGCATTGTCGTCGGTGTCGTTTATCACAAACTCGTCACACTTGTAGCTGCAATGCGTGGCGGAGAATGGGGAAAAATGTCGTTAgatagggttttttttgtt
Proteins encoded:
- the LOC120959486 gene encoding ubiquitin carboxyl-terminal hydrolase 3-like produces the protein MDCPHIVNNVGLGRESIRSVKSSSSSISASAAVTLATTRASNVSDAVALSDVVTAAASPATVLTVASTASSAAAASSKQWKCTECSISKDSWMCLQCGAVLCGRYDNGHALKHSNAHQNHNICMNTSNQSVFCYKCDEFVINDTDDNALEELRQELKDATGVADQLDTISETSSTLEEISSSKSTQETASSTSSSSDSGWEEPSPAALVPAPSAATASSTAAVSSRKLRPRKRTISNDSNSENGATTAKRKSQRRVVGLRNLGNTCFMNSVLQSLSNIQEFSCYFNTMPALEMKHKQKAYHSRSMKETMDDVFVVEELRKVLLNLSQGGDGSKSAISPECLFLVIWKVVPQFRGHRQHDAHEFLRYMLDRLHTELQQVSFPVELGGPKSGEHKNPYNVSGLSHLQAKGRNSIVTNVFGGVLQSEVRCLICGMESKKHDPFLDLSLDIPEKYYSKEHGADGTNGADGGGGAAPVCHISDCLSSFTEVEELAETELYYCNSCKCKQKSTKRFWIRRLPNVLCLHIKRFRWNNFYRTKIDLRIAFPINALDMSQFVLNNGPETRRSNSSCNIYDLAAVIVHHGNGSSCGHYTSFAINNGVWMHFNDHTVKEVSSTAVAECKPYILFYIKRDPTNANRLSTIGSAAPGAAPANHQSSSSSSS